In one Fundulus heteroclitus isolate FHET01 chromosome 3, MU-UCD_Fhet_4.1, whole genome shotgun sequence genomic region, the following are encoded:
- the sri gene encoding sorcin has protein sequence MAYPGYGAPAGGFPGMPPQQQDPLYGYFSQVAGQDGQISADELQRCLTQSGISGSYQPFSLETCRLMINMLDRDMSGTMGFNEFKDLCQALNGWKATFSSFDRDHSGTVEGHELQQAINTMGYNLSPQALNCIMKRYSSHGKIPFDDFVSCCVKLRALTDQFRRRDTAHSGSATFQYDDFIQVTMSV, from the exons ATGGCCTATCCAGGATACGGTGCCCCAGCCGGAGGATTCCCAGGAATG cccCCTCAGCAACAAGATCCCCTGTATGGATACTTTTCACAAGTGGCTGGCCAG GACGGACAGATCTCTGCAGACGAGCTGCAGCGCTGCCTCACGCAGTCCGGCATCTCTGGATCCTACCAAC CTTTCAGCCTGGAGACATGCAGACTGATGATCAACATGCTGGAT AGAGACATGTCCGGGACGATGGGCTTTAACGAGTTCAAGGATCTGTGCCAGGCCCTGAACGGCTGGAAGGCCACCTTCTCATCCTTTGACCGGGACCACAGCGGGACAGTGGAGGgccatgaactgcagcaggccATCAATACAATGG GCTACAATCTAAGCCCgcaggctttgaactgcatcaTGAAGCGCTACAGCTCCCATGGCAAAATCCCTTTTGATGATTTTGTGAGCTGCTGTGTGAAACTCCGCGCCCTGACCG ATCAATTCAGAAGAAGGGACACGGCCCACAGTGGAAGTGCCACGTTTCAGTATGATGAC ttCATCCAGGTCACTATGAGCGTCTGA